One window from the genome of Choloepus didactylus isolate mChoDid1 chromosome 2, mChoDid1.pri, whole genome shotgun sequence encodes:
- the NTRK1 gene encoding high affinity nerve growth factor receptor: MLLGRRRGQLGGHSRATGPSSLLAWLMLASAGAAPCPDACCPHGPSGLSCTRAGALDSLLHLPGAENLTELYIENQQRLQRLELSDLRGFGELRNLTIVKSGLRFVAPDAFHFTPRLSHLNLSFNGLQSLSWKTVQGLSLQELVLSGNPLHCSCALRWLQRWEEEGLGGVQEQHLQCPGQGPLALMSNTSCGVPTLKVQMPNASVDVGDDVLLQCQVEGQGLKQAGWIVAELEEAATVMQSGGLPSLGLTLANVTSDLNKKNLTCWAENDVGRAEVSVQVNVSFPASVQLHSPVEQHHWCIPFSVDGQPAPSLRWLFNGSVLNETSFIFTMFLEPMAANETVRHGCLRLNQPTHVNNGNYTLLAANPSGQASASIMAAFMDNPFEFNPEDPIPVSFSPVDANSTSGDPVEKKDETAFGVSVAVGLAVFACLFLSTLLLVLNKCGRRNKFGINRPAVLAPEEGLAMSLHFMTLGGSSLSPTKGKGSGLQGHIIENPQYFSDACVHHIKRRDIVLKWELGEGAFGKVFLAECHNLLPDQDKMLVAVKALKEVSESARQDFQREAELLTMLQHQHIVRFFGVCTEGRPLLMVFEYMRHGDLNRFLRSHGPDAKLLAGREDVAPGPLGLGQLLAVASQVAAGMVYLAGLHFVHRDLATRNCLVGQGLVVKIGDFGMSRDIYSTDYYRVGGRTMLPIRWMPPESILYRKFTTESDVWSFGVVLWEIFTYGKQPWYQLSNTEAIECITQGHELERPRACPPEVYAIMRGCWQREPQQRHSIKDVHARLQALAQAPPVYLDVLG, encoded by the exons ATGTTGCTAGGCCGACGGCGCGGGCAGCTCGGTGGGCACAGCCGGGCCACGGGACCGAGCAGTCTACTGGCCTGGCTGATGCTAGCATCCGCGGGCGCCGCACCCTGCCCAGATGCCTGCTGCCCCCACGGCCCCTCGGGGCTTAGCTGCACCCGGGCTGGGGCGCTGGATAGCCTCCTCCACCTGCCGGGCGCCGAGAACCTGACGGAGCT CTACATCGAGAATCAGCAGCGTCTGCAGCGTCTGGAGCTCAGCGACCTGAGGGGCTTTGGGGAGCTAAGAAACCT CACCATCGTGAAGAGTGGCCTCCGTTTCGTGGCGCCAGATGCCTTCCATTTCACTCCTCGGCTCAGTCACCT GAACCTCTCCTTCAATGGCCTGCAGTCTCTCTCCTGGAAAACCGTCCAGGGCCTCTCCTTACAGGAACT ggtgCTGTCGGGGAACCCGCTGCACTGCTCCTGTGCCCTGCGCTGGCTGCAGcgctgggaggaggaggggctgggtggaGTGCAGGAACAGCATCTCCAGTGCCCCGGGCAGGGGCCCCTTGCCCTCATGTCCAACACCAGCTGCG GTGTGCCCACGCTGAAGGTCCAGATGCCCAATGCCTCCGTGGACGTGGGGGACGACGTGTTGCTGCAGTGCCAGGTGGAGGGGCAGGGCCTGAAGCAGGCCGGCTGGATTGTTGCGGAGCTTGAGGAGGCAGCCACGGTGATG CAATCTGGGGGTCTGCCGTCCCTGGGGCTCACCCTGGCCAATGTCACCAGTGATCTCAACAAGAAGAACTTAACGTGCTGGGCAGAGAACGATGTGGGACGGGCCGAGGTCTCTGTCCAGGTCAACGTCTCCT TCCCCGCCAGCGTGCAGCTGCACTCGCCCGTGGAGCAGCACCACTGGTGCATCCCCTTCTCGGTGGACGGGCAGCCGGCGCCCTCTCTGCGCTGGCTCTTCAATGGCTCCGTGCTCAACGAAACCAGCTTCATCTTCACCATGTTCCTGGAGCCGATGGCGGCCAACGAGACCGTGCGGCACGGCTGCCTGCGCCTCAACCAGCCCACCCACGTCAACAACGGCAACTACACGCTGCTGGCCGCCAACCCCTCCGGCCAggcctctgcctccatcatgGCCGCCTTCATGGACAATCCTTTCGAGTTCAACCCCGAGGATCCCATCCCTG TCTCCTTCTCGCCAGTGG ATGCTAATAGCACATCAGGGGATCCGGTAGAGAAGAAGGATGAAACAGCTTTTGGG gtctcGGTGGCCGTGGGCCTGGCTGTCTTtgcctgccttttcctttctaccCTGCTCCTTGTGCTCAACAAATGCGGACGGAGAAACAAGTTTGGGATCAACC GCCCCGCTGTGCTGGCTCCAGAGGAGGGACTGGCCATGTCTCTGCATTTCATGACATTGGGTGGCAGCTCCCTGTCTCCCACCAAGGGCAAAGGCTCTGGACTCCAAGGCCACATCATTGAGAATCCACAATACTTCAGTGATGCCT gtGTTCATCACATCAAGCGCCGGGACATCGTGCTCAAGTGGGAGCTGGGCGAGGGGGCCTTTGGAAAGGTCTTCCTTGCCGAATGCCACAACCTGCTGCCTGACCAGGACAAGATGCTGGTGGCTGTCAAG GCGCTGAAGGAGGTGTCAGAGAGTGCCCGGCAAGACTTCCAGCGGGAGGCCGAGCTGCTCACCATGCTGCAGCACCAGCACATCGTGCGCTTCTTTGGCGTCTGCACCGAGGGCCGCCCGCTGCTCATGGTCTTCGAGTACATGCGGCATGGCGACCTCAACCGCTTCCTCCG GTCCCACGGACCAGATGCCAAGCTGCTGGCTGGCAGGGAGGACGTGGCTCCAGGTCCTCTGGGCCTGGGGCAGCTGCTGGCAGTGGCCAGCCAGGTCGCTGCAGGGATGGTATATTTGGCGGGTCTGCACTTCGTGCACCGGGATCTGGCCACACGCAACTGTCTGGTGGGTCAGGGGCTAGTGGTCAAGATCGGTGATTTCGGCATGAGCAGAGATATCTACAGCACAGACTATTACCGC GTGGGGGGCCGCACCATGCTGCCCATCCGCTGGATGCCGCCCGAGAGCATCCTCTACCGCAAGTTCACCACCGAGAGCGACGTGTGGAGCTTCGGTGTGGTGCTCTGGGAGATCTTCACCTACGGCAAGCAGCCCTGGTACCAGCTCTCCAACACCGAG GCGATTGAGTGCATCACGCAGGGCCATGAGCTGGAGCGGCCGCGCGCCTGCCCACCCGAGGTCTACGCCATTATGCGGGGCTGCTGGCAGCGGGAGCCCCAGCAACGCCACAGCATCAAGGATGTACACGCCAGGCTGCAAGCCCTGGCCCAGGCACCTCCCGTCTACCTGGATGTCCTGGGCTAG